From Scylla paramamosain isolate STU-SP2022 chromosome 18, ASM3559412v1, whole genome shotgun sequence, one genomic window encodes:
- the LOC135109357 gene encoding putative neural-cadherin 2, translating into MWVWFPAVNPPLSRQSLWRRKGAWAAVGCLNTSSGTRHFQGTGGRHEGSTGPAPDGSWAWVPPIPPCAEVHVSLEVLSTVRAAALLYSGPDQDTEPGSRDLLLLELRQGQPVLLLDLGDGPVTLALNSSSSLADNTWHRIDLIWKDEMVEMIVDLCVGDSWDELPMPSLTQNHTLTPPLPDVHTCRGTARLPHNARVLNTRGVLQLVDLGDRVLSRASSPGCSATECHTDHLQCGIHGRCQGSPSSLWCECHPGWSGPGCALPTTPATFFPNSYVKVALSFSPLAYTTSISLRFRTLKSRGELVVLSSQHGRDTWSVQLVGGHLCAVLHLQSRTTTTLCLSRVSVTDGHWHSLTATRYGSSTFLEVDDGDGDLYNASLVLEGEQLLDVDKQEGIRVGGSPYYQEKGVLKIHNDYFDGCIDDLRISGLSAPLPPAVNSTSWGQASVFKGVEQGCIAPSACTNVSCRPPLSCIDTWRSYQCGCGEGRVLSRSRVTCEDEDECAWQPCLSGGSCFNTQPGYVCSCPAGFSGQHCQLPEVGQTSLKLPMGVLVTIVVWCIFLILLVCAFLLHQHHRRAALRRGMADAKDNAMDCKGHVAPPCSHTPNLLEMQLLKPPRANGQPAWTRNPNIADVDVLQVDALTPESAGEELDEDSRRVSPPPSRGSSYQGMSSRRTSKGGPGSTPPAGDDLRNYAYEEHCIHGDQHQHVRKDLTGHTTSDHILSFRVVNMGQISHQLQMITKD; encoded by the exons ACACTTTCAAGGCACCGGAGGCAGGCATGAGGGGAGTACTGGTCCTGCACCAGATGGGTCTTGGGCGTGGGTGCCACCTATCCCACCCTGTGCTGAGGTGCATGTGAGCTTAGAAGTATTGAGCACAGTGAGAGCAGCTGCACTGCTTTACTCCGGACCAGACCAGGACACTGAACCAGGCAGCCgtgacctgctgctgctggagctgCGGCAGGGACAGCCAGTGCTGCTGCTGGACCTGGGTGACGGCCCCGTAACCCTCGccctcaattcctcctcctccctggctgACAACACATGGCACAGGATAGACCTCATCTGGAAGGACGAG ATGGTGGAAATGATTGTGGACTTGTGCGTGGGTGACAGCTGGGATGAGCTGCCAATGCCTTCTCTCACTCAGAACCACAcactaacccctccccttcctgatGTCCACACGTGTCGGGGCACTGCCAGACTACCGCATAATGCCCGTGTCCTCAACACCAGGGGGGTGCTTCAG CTGGTGGACCTGGGTGACAGGGTCCTCAGCAGGGCAAGCAGTCCAGGATGTTCTGCCACAGAATGCCACACTGACCACCTCCAATGTGGCATCCATGGCAG GTGCCAAGGGTCGCCTAGTTCACTGTGGTGTGAGTGCCATCCAGGATGGAGTGGCCCAGGCTGTGCCTTGCCGACCACACCAGCCACCTTCTTCCCCAATAGCTATGTCAAGGTGGCCCTCTCCTTCTCACCATTGGCCTACACCACCTCTATCTCCCTCAG GTTTCGCACTCTGAAGAGTAGAGGTGAGCTGGTGGTGCTATCCTCACAGCACGGGCGGGACACCTGGTCTGTACAGCTGGTGGGAGGGCACCTGTGTGCAGTGCTGCACCTACAATCCAGAACCACGACCACTCTGTGCCTCTCACGAGTCTCCGTCACTGATGGTCACTGGCACTCCCTCACTGCCACCAG GTACGGCTCATCAACCTTCCTGGAAGTGGATGATGGGGACGGCGACCTGTACAATGCCTCGCTGGTGCTGGAGGGAGAGCAGCTGCTGGATGTGGACAAGCAGGAAGGCATCCGTGTGGGTGGGTCTCCATACTATCAAGAGAAAGGAGTCCTTAAGATCCACAATGACTACTTTGatg GCTGCATTGATGACCTGCGCATCTCGGGCCTTAGTGCACCACTACCGCCAGCTGTCAACAGCACATCCTGGGGCCAGGCGAGCGTCTTCAAGGGTGTGGAGCAAGGCTGCATTGCACCATCAGCTTGCACCAATGTTTCTTGTAGACCTCCACTCTCTTGCATTGATACTTGGAGGTCCTACCAGTGTGG GTGTGGTGAGGGCCGTGTGCTGAGCCGGAGTCGTGTAACAtgtgaagatgaggatgagtgTGCATGGCAACCATGTCTCAGTGGAGGCTCCTGCTTCAACACTCAGCCAG GCTACGTGTGCTCCTGCCCGGCGGGGTTCAGTGGACAGCACTGCCAGCTGCCTGAGGTGGGCCAGACCTCCCTCAAGCTACCCATGGGTGTCCTGGTCACCATCGTTGTTTGGTGCATCTTCCTCATCT TACTTGTGTGTGCATTCCtgctccaccaacaccaccgccgtGCTGCTCTGCGCAGGGGCATGGCTGATGCCAAGGATAATGCCATGGACTGTAAGGGCCACGTGGCACCACCATGCAGCCACACACCCAACTTGCTGGAAATGCAGCTGCTGAAGCCACCCAGAGCCAATGGGCAGCCTGCCTGGACCAGGAACCCCAACATTGCAG ATGTAGATGTGCTGCAGGTGGATGCTCTGACTCCAGAAAGTGCTGGGGAGGAGCTGGATGAGGACAGCAGACGAgtctccccaccaccatcacgggGCAGCAGCTATCAGGGCATGTCAAGCAGGAGGACGAGTAAGGGAGGGCCTGGCAGCACCCCTCCAGCAGGAGATGATCTAAGAAATTATGCTTATGAAG AACACTGCATCCACGGAGACCAGCACCAGCATGTAAGGAAGGACCTTACTGGACACACCACCTCTGACCACATCTTATCATTTAGGGTAGT GAACATGGGCCAAATTTCTCATCAGCTCCAGATGATCACTAAGGACTGA